The Montipora capricornis isolate CH-2021 chromosome 6, ASM3666992v2, whole genome shotgun sequence genome has a window encoding:
- the LOC138053169 gene encoding uncharacterized protein, whose amino-acid sequence MPGGDHCAVWGCDNDPRYPEKQTILPHVGILRFYSSKNKKDVLLWARAINRDQFKVTTSTKVCSKHFVQGYRTSQCPTPTLYMKGYDCDSKPQRPAPKFRSTENKEKKPTKRKRSYSADQGPSENLPLEDESLLGENSDFE is encoded by the coding sequence ATGCCTGGTGGCGATCACTGTGCTGTGTGGGGTTGTGACAACGATCCAAGGTACCCAGAAAAGCAAACGATTCTTCCTCACGTTGGAATATTAAGGTTCTACTCGTCTAAGAATAAGAAAGATGTTTTGTTGTGGGCTAGAGCTATTAATCGTGATCAATTCAAGGTTACAACAAGTACGAAGGTCTGTTCAAAACATTTTGTTCAAGGTTATAGAACCTCTCAATGTCCCACACCAACTTTGTACATGAAAGGGTATGATTGTGATAGTAAACCTCAAAGACCTGCTCCAAAGTTCAGATCTACAGAGAACAAAGAGAAAAAGCCAACAAAGAGAAAGCGAAGTTATAGTGCAGATCAAGGTCCTTCTGAGAATCTGCCCCTTGAAGACGAATCACTGTTAGGAGAAAATTCTGACTTTGAGTAG
- the LOC138053170 gene encoding zinc finger protein 676-like, producing the protein MTFRLLVRIPVISASVTAGRFRESLLSHLGISFPDSPAIGHFLRCDNQDAVYEECLLTTRHSVLVPLRGTSFSKVSVYCEGLEKESNTLGTNGGVRQTQSSKRGVYCEDLGKESNTLGTNGGVRQTQSSKRGVYCESLGKESNTLGTNGGVRQTQSSKRGFYCKGLGKESNTLGTNGGVRQTQSSKRGVYCEDLGKESNTLGTYWGVRHTQSSKRGVYCEGLGKESNTLGTNGGVRQTQSSKRGVYCEGLGKESNTLGTNGGVRQTQSSKRGVYCEGLGKESNTLGTNGGVRQTQSSKRGVYCEGLGKESNTLGTNGGVKQTQSSKRGVYCEDLGKESNTLGTNGGARQTQSSKRGVYCEGLGKESNTLGTNGGVRQTQSSKRGVYCEDLGKESNTLGTNGGVRQTQSSKRGVYCEDLGKESNTLGTNGGARQTQSSKRGVYCEGLGKESNTLGTNGGVRQTQSSKRGVYCEDLGKESNTLGTNGGVRQTQSSKRGVYCEGLRKGSNILVTNGGVRQTQSSKRGVYCEDLGKESNTLGTNGGVRKTQSGKRGVYCDGLGKGSNILGTNGGVRQTQSSKKSVYSAGLGKGVNSESQ; encoded by the exons ATGACTTTCCGATTACTAGTACGGATTCCTGTGATTTCTGCCAGTGTTACCGCTGGACGTTTCCGTGAATCACTTTTATCCCATCTTGGTATTTCATTCCCAGACTCCCCCGCGATTGGCCATTTCCTCCGCTGTGACAATCAGGATGCTGTTTACGAGGAGTGCCTCCTTACGACCAGGCACTCGGTCCTCGTACCGCTAAGGGGCACCTCCTTCAG taaggtgagtgtttactgcgagggcctggaaAAGGAAAGCAACACACTCGGCACCAATGGGGGTGTAAGACAAACTCAAAGTAGTAAGAGAGGTGTTTACTGTGAGGACCTGGGAAAGGAAAGCAACACACTCGGCACCAATGGGGGTGTAAGACAAACTCAAAGTAGTAagagaggtgtttactgcgagagCCTGGGAAAGGAAAGCAACACACTCGGCACCAATGGGGGTGTAAGACAAACTCAAAGTAGTAAGAGAGGTTTTTACTGTAAAGGCCTGGGAAAGGAAAGCAACACACTCGGCACCAATGGGGGTGTAAGACAAACTCAAAGTAGTAAGAGAGGTGTTTACTGTGAGGACCTaggaaaggaaagcaacacACTCGGCACCTATTGGGGTGTAAGACATACTCAAAGTAGTAagagaggtgtttactgcgaagGCCTGGGAAAGGAAAGCAACACACTCGGCACCAATGGGGGTGTAAGACAAACTCAAAGTAGTAagagaggtgtttactgcgagggcctgggaaaggaAAGCAACACACTCGGCACCAATGGGGGTGTAAGACAAACTCAAAGTAGTAagagaggtgtttactgcgagggcctgggaaaggaAAGCAACACACTCGGCACCAATGGGGGTGTAAGACAAACTCAAAGTAGTAagagaggtgtttactgcgagggcctgggaaaggaAAGCAACACACTCGGCACCAATGGGGGTGTAAAACAAACTCAAAGTAGTAAGAGAGGTGTTTACTGTGAGGACCTGGGAAAGGAAAGCAACACACTCGGCACCAATGGGGGTGCAAGACAAACTCAAAGTAGTAagagaggtgtttactgcgagggcctgggaaaggaAAGCAACACACTCGGCACCAATGGGGGTGTAAGACAAACTCAAAGTAGTAAGAGAGGTGTTTACTGTGAGGACCTGGGAAAGGAAAGCAACACACTCGGCACCAATGGGGGTGTAAGACAAACTCAAAGTAGTAAGAGAGGTGTTTACTGTGAGGACCTGGGAAAGGAAAGCAACACACTCGGCACCAATGGGGGTGCAAGACAAACTCAAAGTAGTAagagaggtgtttactgcgagggcctgggaaaggaAAGCAACACACTCGGCACCAATGGGGGTGTAAGACAAACTCAAAGTAGTAAGAGAGGTGTTTACTGTGAGGACCTGGGAAAGGAAAGCAACACACTCGGCACCAATGGGGGCGTAAGACAAACTCAAAGTAGTAagagaggtgtttactgcgagggcctaaGAAAGGGAAGCAACATCCTCGTCACCAATGGGGGTGTAAGACAAACTCAAAGTAGTAAGAGAGGTGTTTACTGTGAGGACCTGGGAAAGGAAAGCAACACACTCGGCACCAATGGGGGCGTAAGAAAAACTCAAAGTGGTAagagaggtgtttactgcgacgGCCTGGGAAAGGGAAGCAACATCCTCGGCACCAATGGGGGTGTAAGACAAACTCAAAGTAGTAAGAAAAGTGTTTACTCTGCGGGCCTGGGAAAGGGAGTTAACAGCGAGAGCCAGTAA
- the LOC138054641 gene encoding uncharacterized protein yields the protein MNAKTGICSWFMFMLSFPRTQPLSKAQKFTQWSAVFAYCGGGFSLLVCPQLWEVILQLESSGRSEGYLRLTGLGVLGIGFILVNSARSNLQGPSHVTILGSIVERLLYVNGILLMMILRNMVPLSFALVFMFLDSSLSLITLLIWSHETEGASLSLFIQEVFSPILKCRGATSGSSIAVILFVGIFQLFFWLIFVIRPDIAHSILQLDQFQGSSNGYLATSFFTMSILGWYHVINATAVNYPFVPAALFYRLSLNIPALVILVSLDQIERNLFMVVFGCEICFSVILLVFEISSKKCLKTDESDSEQKMLTSTDKE from the coding sequence ATGAATGCGAAAACTGGAATTTGTAGCTGGTTTATGTTCATGCTGTCATTTCCAAGAACACAGCCCTTGAGCAAGGCCCAAAAGTTTACCCAGTGGTCTGCCGTCTTCGCTTACTGCGGCGGTGGCTTCAGCCTTCTCGTCTGTCCTCAACTCTGGGAGGTCATTCTGCAGCTGGAATCCTCTGGCCGCTCTGAGGGATATCTTCGTCTTACGGGGCTTGGTGTACTTGGAATCGGCTTCATTCTTGTCAACTCAGCACGGTCCAATCTGCAGGGTCCCTCTCACGTCACTATTCTAGGGTCCATTGTTGAACGGCTTTTGTACGTTAACGGAATCCTGCTTATGATGATCTTAAGGAACATGGTCCCACTATCCTTTGCTCTCGTGTTTATGTTCCTGGATTCGTCGCTTTCCCTGATCACCTTATTGATATGGTCCCATGAGACAGAAGGCGCCTCATTGAGCCTTTTCATCCAGGAAGTCTTCTCGCCGATCTTGAAGTGCCGTGGGGCAACATCCGGTTCTTCCATAGCCGTAATATTGTTCGTGGGAATCTTCCAATTATTTTTCTGGCTAATTTTTGTCATAAGGCCAGATATTGCACACAGTATTCTTCAGTTAGACCAGTTTCAAGGAAGCTCAaacggttacttagcgacctcCTTTTTTACTATGTCTATCCTTGGTTGGTATCACGTGATAAATGCAACCGCTGTAAATTATCCATTTGTGCCTGCTGCGTTGTTTTACCGTCTTTCCTTGAATATTCCAGCTTTGGTTATATTAGtttctcttgaccaaattgAACGCAATCTTTTCATGGTCGTGTTCGGATGCGAAATTTGTTTCTCTGTCATTCTTTTGGTATTTGAAATCAGCTCGAAAAAGTGTctgaaaactgatgaaagcgACTCAGAACAAAAAATGCTCACTTCCACTGATAAAGAATGA
- the LOC138051392 gene encoding uncharacterized protein isoform X1 — translation MINTGSNPNLERLSHAKMNAKTGICSWFMFMLSFPRTQPLSTAQTFTQWSALFAYCGGGFSLLVCPQLWEVILQLESSGRSEGYLRLTGLGVLGIGFIFVIFARSNLQGPSHVTILGSIVGRLLYVNGILLMMILRKMIPVSFALVFMILDSSLALITLVIWCHETEGASLSLFIQEVFLPILKCRGATSGSSIAVIFFVGIFQLFFWLIFVIRPDIAHSIFQLDQFQGSSNGYLASSFFTTSILGWYHVINATAVNYPFVPAALFYRLSLNIPALVILVSLDQIERNLFMVVFGCEICVSVILLVFEISSKKCLKTDESDSEQKMMLTSTDKE, via the exons atgatAAATACAggttctaaccctaaccttgaACGACTTAGCCACGCG AAAATGAATGCGAAAACTGGAATTTGTAGCTGGTTTATGTTCATGCTGTCATTTCCAAGAACACAGCCTTTGAGCACGGCGCAAACGTTTACCCAGTGGTCTGCCCTCTTCGCTTACTGCGGCGGTGGCTTCAGCCTTCTCGTCTGTCCTCAACTCTGGGAGGTCATTCTGCAGCTGGAATCCTCTGGCCGTTCTGAGGGATATCTTCGTCTCACGGGGCTTGGTGTACTTGGAATCGGCTTCATTTTTGTCATCTTTGCACGGTCCAATCTGCAGGGTCCCTCCCATGTCACTATTCTAGGGTCCATAGTAGGACGGCTTTTGTACGTTAACGGAATCTTGCTTATGATGATCTTAAGGAAAATGATCCCAGTATCCTTTGCTCTCGTGTTTATGATCCTGGATTCTTCGCTTGCTCTGATCACCTTAGTGATATGGTGCCATGAGACAGAAGGCGCCTCATTGAGCCTTTTCATCCAGGAAGTCTTCTTGCCGATCTTGAAGTGCCGTGGGGCAACATCCGGTTCTTCCATAGCCGTAATATTCTTCGTGGGAATCTTCCAATTATTTTTCTGGCTAATTTTTGTCATAAGGCCAGATATTGCACACAGTATTTTTCAGTTAGACCAGTTTCAAGGAAGCTCAAACGGTTACTTAGCGAGCTCCTTTTTTACTACGTCTATCCTTGGTTGGTATCACGTGATAAATGCAACGGCCGTAAATTATCCATTTGTGCCTGCTGCGTTGTTTTACCGTCTTTCCTTGAATATTCCAGCTTTGGTTATATTAGtttctcttgaccaaattgAACGCAACCTTTTCATGGTCGTGTTCGGATGCGAAATTTGTGTCTCTGTCATTCTTTTGGTATTTGAAATCAGCTCGAAAAAGTGTctgaaaactgatgaaagcgACTCAGAACAAAAAATGATGCTCACTTCCACTGATAAAGAATGA
- the LOC138051392 gene encoding uncharacterized protein isoform X2, whose translation MNAKTGICSWFMFMLSFPRTQPLSTAQTFTQWSALFAYCGGGFSLLVCPQLWEVILQLESSGRSEGYLRLTGLGVLGIGFIFVIFARSNLQGPSHVTILGSIVGRLLYVNGILLMMILRKMIPVSFALVFMILDSSLALITLVIWCHETEGASLSLFIQEVFLPILKCRGATSGSSIAVIFFVGIFQLFFWLIFVIRPDIAHSIFQLDQFQGSSNGYLASSFFTTSILGWYHVINATAVNYPFVPAALFYRLSLNIPALVILVSLDQIERNLFMVVFGCEICVSVILLVFEISSKKCLKTDESDSEQKMMLTSTDKE comes from the coding sequence ATGAATGCGAAAACTGGAATTTGTAGCTGGTTTATGTTCATGCTGTCATTTCCAAGAACACAGCCTTTGAGCACGGCGCAAACGTTTACCCAGTGGTCTGCCCTCTTCGCTTACTGCGGCGGTGGCTTCAGCCTTCTCGTCTGTCCTCAACTCTGGGAGGTCATTCTGCAGCTGGAATCCTCTGGCCGTTCTGAGGGATATCTTCGTCTCACGGGGCTTGGTGTACTTGGAATCGGCTTCATTTTTGTCATCTTTGCACGGTCCAATCTGCAGGGTCCCTCCCATGTCACTATTCTAGGGTCCATAGTAGGACGGCTTTTGTACGTTAACGGAATCTTGCTTATGATGATCTTAAGGAAAATGATCCCAGTATCCTTTGCTCTCGTGTTTATGATCCTGGATTCTTCGCTTGCTCTGATCACCTTAGTGATATGGTGCCATGAGACAGAAGGCGCCTCATTGAGCCTTTTCATCCAGGAAGTCTTCTTGCCGATCTTGAAGTGCCGTGGGGCAACATCCGGTTCTTCCATAGCCGTAATATTCTTCGTGGGAATCTTCCAATTATTTTTCTGGCTAATTTTTGTCATAAGGCCAGATATTGCACACAGTATTTTTCAGTTAGACCAGTTTCAAGGAAGCTCAAACGGTTACTTAGCGAGCTCCTTTTTTACTACGTCTATCCTTGGTTGGTATCACGTGATAAATGCAACGGCCGTAAATTATCCATTTGTGCCTGCTGCGTTGTTTTACCGTCTTTCCTTGAATATTCCAGCTTTGGTTATATTAGtttctcttgaccaaattgAACGCAACCTTTTCATGGTCGTGTTCGGATGCGAAATTTGTGTCTCTGTCATTCTTTTGGTATTTGAAATCAGCTCGAAAAAGTGTctgaaaactgatgaaagcgACTCAGAACAAAAAATGATGCTCACTTCCACTGATAAAGAATGA